The genomic stretch ttttctcactttaccttacactatgttgtactatgtcctattttgtggaagcggctctcatgctctctgggttatgacaagtatattgtgatactaggaagaggggtgatttgctatacagatattttaaggagaaggctttgcttagtctcacttctttgcctagtcttgcctcagtcgttcctggtatcatgggaataacgatcttattatatcttgccaaaagggaaagtgaggtaatgcatattcatgcctgtataagggttaataagcttgcagctgcatgcagttgcatctgcctttgctctgcatcccctgtgtcctggttatttgtgaccgtacctgggccGCTAacgcactagatgttgacaagcatcacccttctcagtgtcaggtttattttctttcttttttgaaatctatgatgtggaggcgtattacagcaacaatatgaaatagcaggcgggcatgtatgaaaattgctgtgtttaagctaggtgtggggacacgtcctcaaaaggagctgttaagatgggaaacaaataatgcatttgttgctggaattgagttgcctcagctgcgttgctctgcctgctcagtggccattcaacatcactgtttctacagaggaactcaaggtttgccccagccgcctgtgagctgtgatatgggcagagaaaggccaggacacagtggtgatttcccactcctcagttatgctgaattttccactactgtacttgtatacacaagtacagtgtggtcagttattatagatatttgtcatttcttacagagggcaactatgattgactacacccaattctacaaaaaacaaaactcaggaaacctggcccttggcagcaatgaatcaagaaatatctaggatggtggggcatgaattctgccaagcaatgaactcagataggtggggttgtgaggaagatgtatggttgaatagcccaatagattcacgttgtatcatcttgacttattctaaggacaaagaaatgcagtatctctgatggctttcttctaaccccttgaaaggttcactggggtttgacctcagttcttcattcttcttgttgggacagcaacactcagggaagcttgagactgCCATAGGCACAggattaggctagaaatgctgagtagttgatactaagttgttcagatggtgatacccaattcatttgttcttaatgtggacctaaggaaagacagatcaaggtccttagaatacaaagatcatttccagttcttttctacctttcctgaatgaaagactggttggcagagaatggtaaaaattcaagaattggtagatgatgctttgaatgaagggtgggtttctgtgctggttttagacaggttctcaattaccccatcttgttctctaagttgctcgtcaggttcactttgagctcaaataaagctgcttccactttccaacaggtagtcttacaaaggggcctccaaggactgtgaggacagcattagccaatgagaattgaggtgtgtaacccacaactatagctttatctgaaagaccctcagacagaggagactctcgcaccagtcctgaggacaatcaccaccccatgaacacacaggactcagtcttgatgtaaaaacaagaggtttactttgggataccaatgcactggggctcaaCATgatcctcacgcaggagggatgtgaggagcctcgaacaacagaaatgtacagcttaaacagtcatttacgatcacacagtttcattagctcagctatttcggtgccaaggatatCTAGGCAGATGTTTatcgtcctggaattcctgggataaggccttaaccacatcaatgtagctatttcagtaggaaggacgtctgacttgatatatgttttcttatcctggggttcccaggacaaggaccatgatatctgtcttggcaggtgtttctcttctggagttcccaggacaaggctatagctatgtcagcctatagcacagctgcattcagtaccaaggacatctcacttctatagtggtcagtcagcttcccagagatgtttcctgtcttgtaattgccctgcagtaaatatgttctataccctctgttcttatggtcgggcagcttcctagagagtgggtgggaatgtgctttctgtactttctggtctattgtctaacgtctaggggctaatcgagggccagcttaaaagattctcattcttaagaaatggctgtactaatatataaatggggatctttcatatccactttcttccaagtctaccagccatctcagattgttgctgtaatgtgcctgacaatcaaggacacagaaaaataacttgatacacagcaaggacattgtgatcatatcctgtgtcgttatgtatgttctggatgaggtttgttaaaatgacaatattgcacatagctttatataggacccatcaaattaagggtcactatgcactgtcatggctaaaatggcctggtcagaagtgaccactagatcactcttctgtaattcacatgagaggcttgtgctttttgtgatttttatttttctgtttttttcttatttatttatttatttatttatttatttatttatttattgctttatatgttgtccggaagatagttcaagtcattgatctgcccccaaaatctgagctttgctactaatactgtaaacagtcttagtgtatgcattcaataaaataacttggtttttttttttttagtacgatagatgcttttgtgttttgtggggtgatccatgaaacaggagtgaagatgcttgtttcttactctgtccactgagttatatctctaggcttgtcctacttcTTTGGCTGCATACCCCtccacatctgctgactattttatttttcagatgaaatcacacgttatagcttagagaggcctgtaagcaatcctgctttggtaacttaagtgcaaagaggaatgccccacactcagcctgagggtgcattctcTGGtagatccaatatttcagtttcctctgctaacagatcaccacattgttgccaggaccataatgaatgcaattctttctcctaaggaatctggtggcaactgtcaaatgttaagcacaaagcttcaggttgtacctataacacacacccacatcgcaacctacccgataggctatttctgggtgtgatttcatgcacctgcacatgatgagacaggagaattctttggctacttataggaactggtgtgatttctcagtaatctttaatgggtaatattgctgactgaggagaatttgaggtaggatgaaacatttctgtgcagggattggggaggaagcactcatttagatacatagcaatgacttaggtttttccaatcaagcctagagccaaatttggctttggaagcatgtggtgctcagtggctatgccacagggaagtctcctgaaaagggcacatcagcttttgctcagtacagggagaacattagcagggaggcaaagtctgttctccatGACATCAGCAgacccttcgtggacattctattgtctcatAGAGAGACCGTGgtatccctgtgatgtcaccagtatcgttgtgacaaccaattccctactttttcactTAGTGTCCAAAccatatatccacagacatgtttgcccatctttgtaggcgctttgggagagttgatgttgatagagaagagtctagagtgaagcaaatgaaacctaaaggtaatgatggacacaggacatggggaatgtggagtaagttctgggcagcgtatgttgagcttcctgtcaggggtgtatgtgggggtcttccgctggcctttttagtaatgggccacaaccactggaacatctccacagatattgaattccatgattatcacaattcctaaaagtcaaggttttcacatcattagtttctccataaccacatggaggatatggcaatgcctatgctattattgggtgaacttctagtctttacttttacagtgcattcggtaggTTAAATTGATGtaataacaccataagtagtcatggagggtataacttttctgaattaaacagggcatcaatgtacttcactttcattgcttctttaaattcagtgactatctgacagtagtaagagggagagaattgtactcctggccatgaccttatattcttagaactcctctgacaacctctggctgacggggccaaacTTActttcatatattagaggttctctgtggcagatatttttctacagtagccaaactatatggagcaggtagagaaagagcctgtaacctattggcacttctggggcatttgtcatttcagtagggggaattaataattcttttgaccatgtcctccccctacatgactttttaatgcaaagttattggactagagtaacagtgtagggtatctgagtatccctgatcaatcaagtcattgtggatgctgaattgatgatctgacttctgaaaccagaggggtgagggtcctgaaaccaggttgtagcctgcgtacctgataataatcctggagaaggcatctctctggtacttgtaagcctgtgtgggcgggcatagggaacacctggctgcttacatctcttggtctctatatagtagtgggggaactgtgatccacttaggatgcctcttacacagaccaaactccttgcactgacactggcttccaagcatgttctcctgtttggacctcactgtggtccgtgtatgctctatgcattcgccccatgcgggttcacttgtgttcttctacctacagaggtcTGCAGACAGacatcatcccctgaaaatgtcctaaacatgGTGCAGGCCaaccaggaagaggagaggctgaatagagaactggagctaactaccaaggagagaaatgagctgacagatcgcctcctttatgtgacaggtggatccatgagcaagaggtatgcattgctccaaacaaacgaccttgttctaaacctcatctcccatagagaggagattcagaacctgacccttactgaggagtgagtttggaaatggactctctgattccgcctgttgaaaatctgaacttgtgatctgagtgaagaattcagggataaagtcactggagcatgagttcccagtgtacaattggaaagcccttgacaagtggcagctttgcaaggttctaggtgctgtgagtttttGGAGAGtatttgtacttgctaggaaggttactgaacgctatcatctcatggcagcacccttaggtgacaggtcccacattgttcatatcaatgcttaactagaagtCCTGAGGCTCTgccctgttccttcttgtctgtgtaccctacactctgagacagtaatggtgcatacatttctattgattctcattgtgctctttccatatttgtctctctttctcattctctgagtctgtttacttttcttttcttgtgggtgtgtcccagtttgtgtgtctgtgtgtgcacaggtctgcacgcatatgcacaacttttatatgtttctatgtccctgcacacttggaatttaggggtctgttttttgacctcaggatatacctgtataatagtttcatggaggtttaagtgctttattttggaagccccactttcaacagtacagttctttgcctgtgtggtcacatttgtctatacatttgtatgccttgggcagattataagtttgtggcaatatctgactcatctccagaattatgtgtactgtctgcctctagaatattagttattcggcttgtagcattccacttgtcaaaacaggaaaaatgaaatcagaggtttctggatgtgtgtgtgtgtgtgtgtgtgtgtgtgtgtgtgtgtgtgtgtgtggttgggtaagctctgtggcctaggctcttgacagcataacaggtttgaatgcagatccagccctcctgattgaaaaaagtgaggcagggaaccctttatctgggtgcttaccttctgttgtcctgggcacacaattccaagtttctgaagctgaagaagatccaaatatgtagaattcagaaagtgtccttccagggctgggatAGTACAGGAcgcagcctgagttcatataatcctaaacctcgatgttcattgggttctatcttcctggggccagcccgtacttcaggccaaatccattttatgaaaacttgaagataaaggagaaagaggtcatgtgattactgcacaacttagacacaaagaacattgaacatcgtgagaaatttcaggagctcaggaaggagattaacttctatcggtaagtactggtcagaagggcccatcacttgtggaatggccatgtctgcctctctttgttctggaccggagggtctgcagctctgggcacatctcttctgctgtttaaatatcactgtgccgtgggtcttttggactcagtttcagttccataagagactgtgacttctcaccacagtgtctatgcatctttagaaggctctggatagaactacactgattcaggcatcagagtgttattaggccaacctggggctctggggtcataccaagTTTAACAAAGCTtgatgtgtggaccacatggtttgcatgaccttcccttggttctactgtcctcttgtggttatttgccgcCTAACAATTGATGTTGCCctgatgcattgggctctcatgggtagttgtagatcccttgttcttttggacagacatggactctcattggtgcttgggtcacagaaacaatttattcttccctggattggccgtttactgtttgtgcagcagccttatatgtatggagatgtattctatgaagtctttatgggtatctgggtccaggtggagtttgtgggatttggcagttggaatgggaggatgAGGCTtcagggtcttactatgcagagtgtgtttccagcaacctgcacagccggctcctgatggaccaggcatgtatgaagaagaagttggtcacattgaagcaggagagcaaggagtcacagcgatatttgtttgagttgaacccgaatgatgaagacgaacaggagaagaccagcaacctccagacccagcaaaatgtggtaggaacaagcagctgagtcagattaacaatgtctgataccatttgcctattggatacatctttgtttcccctatcacctttctaatctccccacacccagtcagtcacccacctcatgtgatagagttattcattgctctgtctatgcacaagtattctgggatgttaaccactcttcagaaactgaattatgggcaattatacttctctgcccgttttgaaactgcagtccagaaatggtgacagaggaataacatatcacatgactgcacatccctatcacagattggatgctatgaagagttttgagtgagttcttggtcgtgtgacaaaggtcatacaggggtcatgtgatggttggaagcaccttatagggataagaaccaagtgcaaatggaaaatgagtcctggtcattggctttgatgtgggtatcatgtggccttctcctttcttcctgcaccccaattaggtctctccccatttccccattcttggtttgcactggtagagtctgaggagcagcttgttctcccacagtactgtgagggttgctggtgatgttccccaTCCTGCATAGAAagcagcaatgatttcagtgaaaagatcagtgctgtctatccaatgcagctgaggggacggaaggcagcaacttgacagctggtatgcatgtccccaccaaatcagtgtcttaatagctgccttctcctcccaggtctcaggaactgcaggagacatggcatagaagggatcccaggaagacagccccgtgaggaatgagtttctctctcaggagttccctgtgacgacaatcctcacagtcaaagccTTTTggggggaatattcttcttctcagataatttcctcaatgtatagagaccctaaatgtATGTATCCATATaccagcctgtctcattgaggtctttctcctttctcataccgacaacaccatttgagagaaaACTGAGGGGACTACCTTGACATCtcacgtcctagaggagaaacagcactacaactgtgtttctaaatgttcattaagaaaatgctgttaagaaatgtttttggttatgattttcattgaagttttctttttgttatttcatagttatatattcttgttactttttttcattttttataccattttagttgttcattttatgcctgttttttgtaaattgtattccttatgaataaaaattgatttgtaactcttgactcttaagaccatcttattcaagggtcctttcccctcctgtagacttagaactgacagctagatatggatctttgTATGGTCCAGTGAAATCAAAGCCACCAaggtgtacacagggtgatagtgtcttttgtgtggataatgtgactttttttatggacacacactttatgatgtaatcactgacatactgtatccatgctgtcatgtcttctgctcatcctagtctatatcagtctacaacacacattccttattgactgtgtgcaccagatattgattaacacacactcatgcctgtagagctgcagaaaaaatgacaactttcacaaaggaatatagaataatcctaatcgagaaccatgtgcctcagtttttcttacaatacagcattagtattaaaccacaaagataatgaccatcaacgtcattttgggaaataggtttttataggtgctgtttcacttgatcattcatatgctgtgttttttattgttgctgattatatttatttttatcatgtaactcaatggatcttttttttttcaaatgtatgtctgggccactcctgagtgcatttccctcatgatcaaaagagggaatagcattccccattgtagatgattgttagggaccatgtggttcttctgagagagcagcagatgctctaacctgggagtcatcaccacagctcctgtaggtagcttttgtccttccagggcatgtgctgtactagatggacgccatcatctcccattaaggagagagatctcaggagatgtgtatgtacaggtggttgagcggtgcctgctcaatgtggtagcctgctaggcatccacaccgggctctggtgcctccactgctcattgtgcactcaggatcatcctccagcatcactcagtttcaattccaaacagatctttcacttactatcgatgattatatacattaagcacatctgataaaatacagaagagactagcctccttctacaggccaacttgtcataatgaattcttttgatagaaagcaagataattatcttaatctatgcagctTAGGGAGGACCTCAAGACCATCCAcagtgaatgcagactgcagctgtgaccacatgtttcttttccagagcacgtctgtgcaagcccagagcttaagtgggacagttcatgtttcaccttttacatggaaatctgtgattgtattgaTAAAGCATAtgttccacgtgactcatttccaatttatggaattaaactgacttactgtgagtggaggtgactcagagagataaagtgaagaagaataatccagtatggctgcaaacagatgctgtctcattagggcttttcaatgctcagcagctggagaagcaagggagaggcattggtgactctcaagaatagatcctctagtcattataagctgagcatgacacaaaaagggtcataggtatcacactagaatctagtaactagtttaaccaacctatcacataattgctatgtttggtggtattttttgccctcttaggacctggaagaggcttggggttttctaatcctact from Rattus norvegicus strain BN/NHsdMcwi chromosome 19, GRCr8, whole genome shotgun sequence encodes the following:
- the Dlg5l14 gene encoding disks large homolog 5-like isoform X2; the protein is MFAHLCRRFGRVDVDREESRVKQMKPKEVCRQTSSPENVLNMVQANQEEERLNRELELTTKERNELTDRLLYVTGGSMSKSPYFRPNPFYENLKIKEKEVM
- the Dlg5l14 gene encoding uncharacterized protein Dlg5l14 isoform X1, which gives rise to MFAHLCRRFGRVDVDREESRVKQMKPKEVCRQTSSPENVLNMVQANQEEERLNRELELTTKERNELTDRLLYVTGGSMSKRYALLQTNDLVLNLISHREEIQNLTLTEE